From a region of the Agromyces ramosus genome:
- a CDS encoding CPBP family intramembrane glutamic endopeptidase has translation MPSARRLRVEVVIVLGLSLGASAVYSIVSLVAKLTEERALGDQTVALNPSRSSREWLDFTYQFLDVFFGLFAVALVLYLLCQPGRSPFRRIGFDLTRPGRDAASGLLLVAAIGVPGLALYALGRALGVTVAVQTSPDAWFWWTVPVLVFRALEAALTEEIIVVGYLFTRFRELGVGPWATIASSAVLRGSYHLYQGFGPFVGNVAMGVVFGWCYQRWGRTMPLVIAHWILDIVSFVGYPLAVGWWPELFAPPAG, from the coding sequence ATGCCGTCTGCACGACGCCTGCGAGTCGAGGTCGTGATCGTCCTCGGACTCTCGCTCGGGGCATCCGCCGTCTATTCCATCGTGTCCCTCGTCGCCAAGCTCACCGAGGAACGCGCCCTCGGCGACCAGACGGTGGCGCTGAACCCATCGCGCTCGAGTCGCGAATGGCTCGACTTCACCTACCAGTTCCTCGACGTGTTCTTCGGGCTGTTCGCCGTGGCGCTCGTGCTCTACCTCTTGTGCCAGCCGGGCCGGAGTCCGTTCCGGCGCATCGGCTTCGACCTCACCCGACCGGGCCGTGATGCGGCATCCGGTCTCCTGCTCGTCGCCGCCATCGGCGTACCGGGTCTCGCGCTCTACGCCCTCGGCCGGGCGCTCGGCGTGACCGTCGCGGTGCAGACCTCACCGGACGCCTGGTTCTGGTGGACGGTGCCCGTCCTCGTGTTCAGGGCGCTCGAGGCCGCGCTGACCGAGGAGATCATCGTCGTGGGCTACCTCTTCACCCGCTTCAGGGAACTCGGCGTGGGCCCGTGGGCGACCATCGCGTCGAGTGCCGTGCTGCGCGGCAGCTACCACCTGTACCAGGGCTTCGGCCCATTCGTCGGCAACGTCGCGATGGGTGTCGTGTTCGGGTGGTGCTACCAGCGCTGGGGCCGCACGATGCCGCTCGTCATCGCGCACTGGATCCTCGACATCGTGTCGTTCGTGGGCTACCCGCTCGCCGTGGGCTGGTGGCCCGAGCTCTTCGCGCCGCCCGCGGGTTGA
- a CDS encoding COG4315 family predicted lipoprotein produces the protein MKLRIITAVAAAAVVVALAGCSSPNAEEPADDGGASTETAAPDESMESDALLTTADSDLGEIVVDGEGMTVYMFDNDTQGGDSSTCEGECATNWPAVTTDSEDPAVEGVTGEVGTITGVDGETQVTLNGWPLYYFAGDSGAGDTNGQGVNDVWWVLTPAGEKVGG, from the coding sequence ATGAAGCTTCGCATCATCACGGCAGTGGCCGCAGCGGCGGTCGTCGTCGCACTGGCCGGATGCTCGAGCCCCAACGCCGAAGAGCCCGCCGATGACGGTGGCGCCTCCACGGAGACTGCCGCGCCCGATGAGTCGATGGAGTCGGACGCGCTGCTCACCACCGCCGACTCCGACCTCGGCGAGATCGTCGTCGACGGCGAGGGCATGACCGTCTACATGTTCGACAACGACACGCAGGGCGGCGACTCGAGCACCTGTGAGGGGGAGTGCGCCACGAACTGGCCCGCGGTGACGACGGATTCGGAGGATCCCGCAGTCGAGGGCGTGACCGGCGAGGTCGGAACCATCACCGGCGTCGACGGTGAGACGCAGGTGACCCTGAACGGCTGGCCGCTCTACTACTTCGCGGGAGACAGCGGGGCCGGCGACACCAACGGCCAGGGCGTCAACGACGTGTGGTGGGTGCTGACACCGGCCGGGGAGAAGGTCGGCGGCTGA
- a CDS encoding anti-sigma factor family protein: MNPDHARFAEWDSAYVLGALSPSERRHYEAHLAGCDECRRSIAELAPIPGLLARLTPERASALLDESAAAPHGPRPELLQAMRHEASRRRIRRTRLRLGMAAVAVAVVLAAVFAPLAFVRPAADAQTVAFEAVTDVPVSATATLTSVGWGTRIELDCRYGEAGASDVPYGGWPYALYVVDEDGNRSEVSSWRASPGKTARLAAATAVGLEDIATLEVRSLGSGDVLLLGDPD, from the coding sequence ATGAATCCCGATCACGCGCGCTTCGCCGAATGGGACTCCGCCTACGTGCTCGGTGCGCTCTCACCCTCCGAGCGGCGCCACTACGAAGCACACCTCGCGGGCTGCGACGAGTGCCGGCGCTCCATCGCCGAGCTCGCGCCGATTCCCGGGCTGCTCGCGCGCTTGACGCCCGAGCGGGCCTCGGCGCTCCTCGACGAGTCCGCCGCCGCACCGCACGGACCGCGGCCCGAGCTGCTCCAGGCGATGCGCCACGAGGCGAGCCGGCGCCGGATCCGCCGTACCCGGCTGCGGCTCGGGATGGCCGCCGTCGCCGTCGCCGTCGTGCTCGCGGCGGTCTTCGCCCCGCTCGCGTTCGTCCGCCCGGCAGCAGACGCACAGACGGTCGCGTTCGAGGCGGTGACGGATGTCCCGGTCTCGGCGACGGCGACGCTCACCTCCGTGGGCTGGGGTACGCGCATCGAGCTCGACTGCCGCTACGGCGAGGCCGGGGCATCCGACGTGCCCTACGGCGGCTGGCCGTACGCCCTGTACGTGGTCGACGAGGATGGCAACCGCAGCGAGGTCTCGAGCTGGCGGGCGAGCCCGGGCAAGACGGCACGGCTCGCAGCCGCGACGGCAGTGGGACTCGAGGACATCGCGACGCTCGAGGTGCGCTCACTCGGCAGCGGCGACGTGCTCCTGCTCGGCGACCCCGATTAG
- a CDS encoding sigma-70 family RNA polymerase sigma factor: protein MPPDDDSRLVALYDAHGPSVWRYVVHLTGDAAGADDIVQETLLRAWRSPRILAQEPESTRSWMFTVARNLVIDEVRSARRRHEIGMAETPERVRDDGTDALFESLLIEEALATLDLEHRSVIVHAYYGGCSIAEVARRLGIPEGTVKSRLHYGLRALRLAFQEKGVTR from the coding sequence ATGCCGCCAGACGACGACAGCCGATTGGTCGCGCTCTACGATGCTCACGGGCCCTCGGTGTGGCGCTATGTCGTGCACCTCACGGGTGACGCGGCCGGCGCCGACGACATCGTGCAGGAGACGCTCCTGCGCGCGTGGCGCTCGCCGCGCATCCTCGCGCAGGAGCCGGAGTCGACCCGCTCGTGGATGTTCACCGTCGCGCGGAACCTCGTGATCGACGAGGTCCGCAGCGCACGGCGGCGCCATGAGATCGGCATGGCCGAGACGCCCGAGCGCGTGCGCGACGACGGGACCGACGCCCTGTTCGAGAGCCTGCTCATCGAGGAGGCGCTCGCGACGCTCGACCTGGAGCACCGATCGGTCATCGTGCACGCCTACTACGGCGGTTGCAGTATCGCCGAGGTCGCCCGTCGGCTCGGCATCCCCGAGGGCACGGTCAAGTCCCGCCTCCACTACGGGCTTCGCGCCCTCCGCCTGGCATTCCAGGAGAAAGGAGTGACGCGATGA
- the gcvP gene encoding aminomethyl-transferring glycine dehydrogenase, with protein MSTATSSAFDLDAFGRRHIGTSPDDHQRMLRELGYDSLDALMTAAVPTSIRMQEVLDSAIPPAATEREALAELAALAEQNTVRTSMIGLGYSGTITPAVIQRNVLENPSWYTAYTPYQPEISQGRLEALINFQTMVSDLTGLDTANASMLDEGTAVVEGMLLARRGSKSPSNRFIVDADALPQTHALLESRAEAVGIELVVAALDEGTDVAALGEHFGLFVQYPGASGRVWNPASVIAASKAQGALVVAAADLLAMALLTSPGELGADVAVGSSQRFGVPMGFGGPHAGYMAVRAGLERQLPGRLVGVSQDASGHPAYRLSLQAREQHIRREKATSNICTAQVLLAVMAAMYAVYHGPRGIRHIAFSTAAKANALAAVLTDYGLTLANDEFFDTIRVHVPGLAANVVERARELGVNLWQAGEATVHVAVDETTTETELSLVAQAFGLPERTEVPISLRELPASLPGALRRTSSYLEHPVFNTHQSETQMMRYLKQLADRDYALDRGMIPLGSCTMKLNAATEMQSVTWPEFANLHPFAPEADVEGTLGLIEQLESWLAEVTGYDTVSLQPNAGSQGELAGLLAIRGYHRANGDVDRDLCLIPSSAHGTNAASAVLAGMRVVVVACDELGNVDLDDLRAKIAQHSDRIAALMITYPSTHGVYEHEVTRITQAVHDAGGQVYVDGANLNALLGYARFGDFGGDVSHLNLHKTFCIPHGGGGPGVGPVAAKAHLAPFLPGHPLAQRADHSGGVTHDGGPVSAAPYGSASILPISWAYVRMMGSEGLQQATAAAVLSANYVAARLRDHFPVLYTGDNHLVAHECILDLRPLTAATGITVDDIAKRLVDYGFHAPTMSFPVAGTLMVEPTESEDLAELDRFIEAMVLIKGEADAVARGEWPADDNPLRNAPHTAESVIAGEWTHPYTREQAVYPVHSLVRNKYWAPVRRIDQAYGDRNLVCACPPVEAFA; from the coding sequence ATGAGCACCGCCACCTCCTCGGCCTTCGACCTCGACGCGTTCGGTCGCCGGCACATCGGCACGAGCCCCGACGACCACCAGCGGATGCTCCGCGAACTCGGCTACGACTCGCTCGACGCGCTCATGACCGCCGCCGTGCCGACCTCGATCCGCATGCAGGAGGTGCTCGACTCGGCGATCCCACCGGCGGCGACCGAGCGCGAGGCGCTCGCCGAGCTCGCGGCACTCGCCGAGCAGAACACCGTGCGCACCTCGATGATCGGCCTCGGCTACTCGGGCACGATCACCCCCGCGGTGATCCAGCGCAATGTGCTCGAGAACCCCAGCTGGTACACCGCGTACACGCCCTACCAGCCCGAGATCTCGCAGGGCCGCCTCGAGGCGCTCATCAACTTCCAGACGATGGTCTCCGACCTCACGGGGCTCGACACCGCCAACGCGTCGATGCTCGACGAGGGCACCGCGGTCGTCGAGGGGATGCTCCTGGCCCGCCGCGGCTCGAAGTCCCCGTCGAACCGCTTCATCGTCGACGCCGACGCGCTGCCCCAGACGCACGCGCTCCTCGAGTCGCGTGCCGAGGCCGTGGGCATCGAGCTCGTCGTCGCGGCCCTCGACGAGGGCACGGATGTCGCCGCCCTCGGCGAGCACTTCGGCCTCTTCGTGCAGTACCCCGGCGCCTCGGGGCGCGTGTGGAACCCGGCATCCGTCATCGCCGCATCGAAGGCGCAGGGCGCGCTCGTCGTGGCCGCCGCCGACCTCCTCGCGATGGCGCTGCTCACGAGCCCGGGCGAGCTGGGCGCCGACGTCGCCGTCGGGTCGAGCCAGCGCTTCGGCGTGCCCATGGGCTTCGGCGGGCCGCACGCCGGCTACATGGCCGTGCGCGCCGGCCTCGAACGCCAGCTGCCCGGACGCCTGGTCGGCGTCTCGCAGGATGCGTCGGGGCATCCCGCCTACCGCCTCAGCCTGCAGGCGCGTGAGCAGCACATCCGCCGCGAGAAGGCGACCTCGAACATCTGCACCGCGCAGGTGCTGCTCGCCGTGATGGCAGCGATGTACGCGGTGTACCACGGCCCGCGCGGCATCCGTCACATCGCGTTCTCGACCGCCGCGAAGGCGAACGCACTCGCCGCCGTGCTCACCGACTACGGCCTGACCCTCGCGAACGACGAGTTCTTCGACACGATCCGCGTCCACGTGCCCGGACTCGCCGCCAACGTCGTCGAGCGCGCCCGCGAGCTCGGCGTGAACCTGTGGCAGGCAGGCGAGGCGACCGTGCACGTCGCCGTCGACGAGACCACGACCGAGACCGAGCTCTCGCTCGTCGCGCAGGCGTTCGGGCTGCCCGAGCGCACCGAGGTGCCGATCTCGCTTCGCGAGCTGCCCGCGAGCCTTCCGGGCGCACTCCGCCGCACGAGCTCGTACCTCGAGCACCCGGTCTTCAACACGCACCAGTCCGAGACGCAGATGATGCGCTACCTCAAGCAGCTCGCCGACCGCGACTACGCGCTCGACCGCGGCATGATCCCGCTCGGCTCGTGCACCATGAAGCTCAACGCGGCCACCGAGATGCAGTCGGTCACGTGGCCCGAGTTCGCGAACCTGCACCCGTTCGCGCCCGAGGCCGACGTCGAGGGCACGCTCGGGCTCATCGAACAGCTCGAGAGCTGGCTCGCCGAGGTCACGGGTTACGACACGGTCTCGCTGCAGCCGAACGCGGGCAGCCAGGGCGAGCTCGCGGGCCTCCTCGCGATCCGCGGCTATCACCGTGCGAACGGCGACGTCGACCGCGACCTGTGCCTCATCCCCTCGAGCGCGCACGGCACGAACGCGGCATCCGCCGTGCTCGCCGGCATGCGCGTCGTCGTCGTCGCGTGCGACGAGCTCGGCAACGTCGACCTCGACGACCTGCGGGCGAAGATCGCCCAGCACTCCGACCGCATCGCCGCGCTCATGATCACCTACCCGTCGACGCACGGCGTCTACGAGCACGAGGTGACCCGGATCACCCAGGCGGTGCACGACGCCGGCGGCCAGGTGTACGTCGACGGCGCGAACCTCAACGCGCTGCTCGGCTACGCCCGCTTCGGCGACTTCGGCGGCGACGTCTCGCACTTGAACCTGCACAAGACGTTCTGCATCCCGCACGGCGGCGGCGGACCGGGCGTCGGCCCGGTCGCGGCGAAGGCGCACCTCGCGCCGTTCCTGCCGGGGCATCCGCTCGCCCAGCGTGCCGACCACTCCGGCGGCGTCACCCACGACGGCGGACCGGTGTCGGCCGCGCCGTACGGCAGCGCCTCGATCCTGCCGATCTCGTGGGCGTACGTGCGCATGATGGGCTCAGAGGGACTGCAGCAGGCGACCGCCGCCGCCGTGCTCTCGGCCAACTACGTCGCGGCCCGCCTTCGCGACCACTTCCCGGTGCTCTACACGGGTGACAACCACCTCGTCGCGCACGAGTGCATCCTCGACCTCCGGCCGCTCACGGCGGCCACGGGCATCACGGTCGACGACATCGCCAAGCGGCTCGTCGACTACGGCTTCCACGCGCCGACGATGTCGTTCCCCGTCGCGGGCACGCTCATGGTCGAGCCGACCGAGTCCGAAGACCTCGCCGAGCTCGACCGGTTCATCGAGGCGATGGTCCTCATCAAGGGTGAGGCCGACGCGGTCGCACGCGGCGAGTGGCCGGCCGACGACAACCCGCTGCGCAACGCCCCGCACACCGCCGAGTCGGTCATCGCGGGGGAGTGGACGCATCCGTACACGCGCGAGCAGGCCGTCTACCCCGTGCACTCGCTCGTTCGCAACAAGTACTGGGCGCCCGTGCGCCGCATCGACCAGGCCTACGGCGACCGCAACCTCGTGTGCGCGTGCCCGCCCGTGGAGGCGTTCGCGTAG
- the gcvH gene encoding glycine cleavage system protein GcvH, with translation MTDQTALQYTEEHEWLRVDGDVVTIGITDYAAEKLGDVVYVDLPAPGTAVTEGNVVGEIESTKSVGELFAPVNGEVVEVNQAVVDAPELVNSDPFGEGWLIKVTTTSLPKLLTHDEYRALVGE, from the coding sequence ATGACCGACCAGACCGCCCTGCAGTACACCGAAGAGCACGAGTGGCTCCGCGTCGACGGCGACGTCGTGACCATCGGCATCACCGACTACGCGGCCGAGAAGCTCGGCGACGTCGTCTACGTCGACCTTCCGGCACCCGGCACGGCCGTCACCGAGGGCAACGTCGTGGGCGAGATCGAGTCGACGAAGTCGGTAGGTGAGCTCTTCGCGCCCGTGAACGGCGAGGTCGTCGAGGTGAACCAGGCCGTCGTCGACGCGCCCGAGCTCGTCAACAGCGACCCCTTCGGCGAGGGCTGGCTGATCAAGGTCACCACCACCTCACTGCCCAAGCTCCTCACGCACGACGAGTACCGCGCACTGGTCGGAGAGTAA
- the gcvT gene encoding glycine cleavage system aminomethyltransferase GcvT: MTPEPGSASPEASVDTSTERLSPLDAVHRAAGASFTDFAGWQMPVRYSSDLAEHHAVRQSAGLFDLSHMGEIVLIGPESAAALDFALAGKLSAIEVGQAKYSLLLAEDGGIIDDLVVYRTGDDRYMVVANASNARVVADELRSRAAGFDTAVEDESDDIALIALQGPDALEVLQQTPGFGIQGAGNDNDDFVTALAALKYYRAIPAEYEGEPVLVARTGYTGEDGFELYVAPERAAALWDALRETGGPRVVPAGLASRDTLRLEAGMPLYGHELSRDILPVQAGLGRVVALTKEGDFVGRAAIEQGPAADAPVLVGLTAEGRRAPRAGYEVYDGEGAGAKRVGVITSGALSPTLGHPVAMALVAPAAAEPEGELFVDVRGSRVAASVVKLPFYKRNA; this comes from the coding sequence GTGACCCCCGAACCCGGTAGCGCAAGCCCCGAGGCATCCGTCGACACGTCGACCGAGCGCCTGAGCCCACTCGACGCGGTGCACCGCGCCGCAGGAGCGAGCTTCACCGATTTCGCCGGCTGGCAGATGCCCGTGCGCTACTCGAGCGATCTTGCCGAGCACCACGCGGTCCGGCAGTCGGCCGGCCTCTTCGACCTCTCCCACATGGGCGAGATCGTGCTCATCGGCCCCGAGTCGGCCGCCGCGCTCGACTTCGCGCTCGCCGGCAAGCTGTCGGCGATCGAGGTCGGGCAGGCGAAGTACTCGCTGCTCCTCGCCGAAGACGGCGGCATCATCGACGACCTCGTCGTGTACCGCACGGGCGACGACCGGTACATGGTCGTGGCGAACGCCTCGAACGCCCGTGTCGTCGCCGATGAGCTGCGCTCCCGGGCCGCCGGCTTCGACACGGCCGTCGAAGACGAGAGCGACGACATCGCGCTCATCGCGCTGCAGGGGCCCGACGCACTCGAGGTGCTGCAGCAGACGCCGGGCTTCGGCATCCAGGGCGCGGGCAACGACAACGACGACTTCGTCACGGCGCTCGCCGCGCTGAAGTACTACCGCGCGATTCCCGCCGAGTACGAGGGCGAGCCCGTGCTCGTCGCGCGCACCGGCTACACCGGCGAAGACGGCTTCGAGCTCTATGTCGCGCCCGAGCGGGCGGCCGCACTGTGGGACGCCCTCCGCGAGACCGGCGGCCCGCGCGTCGTGCCCGCCGGGCTCGCGAGCCGTGACACGTTGCGCCTCGAGGCCGGCATGCCGCTGTACGGTCACGAGCTCAGCCGCGACATCCTCCCGGTGCAGGCGGGCCTCGGCCGCGTGGTCGCCCTCACGAAGGAGGGCGACTTCGTCGGTCGCGCGGCGATCGAGCAGGGACCCGCGGCGGATGCCCCGGTGCTCGTCGGCCTCACCGCCGAAGGCCGTCGCGCACCCCGCGCCGGCTACGAGGTGTACGACGGCGAGGGCGCCGGCGCGAAGCGCGTCGGCGTGATCACGAGCGGCGCGCTCTCGCCGACGCTCGGCCACCCCGTGGCGATGGCGCTCGTCGCACCCGCTGCCGCCGAGCCCGAAGGCGAGCTCTTCGTCGACGTGCGGGGCTCGCGCGTGGCGGCATCCGTCGTCAAGCTCCCCTTCTACAAGCGCAACGCCTGA
- a CDS encoding NUDIX hydrolase: MSQQSSVSAQARLAVSTVIFALSPDTGAAAPSLRLPLVRRLREPGAGRWALPGGWLPVDEGLDEAAARTLHETTGLAPNYLEQLYTFGAPDRSPGERVVSVVYFALVHSDEVERAVSDENVCWFDEDHLPELAFDHRDIIDYALLRLRTKLEYSRIAHEFLGETFTMAELRGVHEAVLRKRVDPANFRRTIEASGTLVDTGERLAGTPHRPPALYRFDTSADPVTPDRILPLSRMSS; the protein is encoded by the coding sequence ATGTCCCAGCAGTCGAGCGTGAGCGCGCAGGCCCGCCTCGCGGTCTCCACCGTGATCTTCGCGCTCAGTCCCGACACCGGCGCCGCCGCGCCGAGCCTCCGCCTCCCGCTCGTGCGCCGACTCCGTGAGCCGGGCGCCGGCCGGTGGGCGCTGCCCGGCGGCTGGCTGCCGGTCGACGAGGGCCTCGACGAGGCGGCGGCCCGCACCCTGCACGAGACCACCGGCCTCGCCCCGAACTACCTCGAGCAGCTCTACACATTCGGCGCGCCCGACCGCTCCCCCGGCGAACGGGTCGTCTCGGTTGTCTACTTCGCGCTCGTGCACTCCGACGAGGTCGAGCGCGCGGTCTCCGACGAGAACGTGTGCTGGTTCGACGAAGACCACCTGCCCGAGCTCGCGTTCGACCACCGCGACATCATCGACTACGCGCTGCTGCGCCTCCGCACGAAGCTCGAGTACTCGCGCATCGCGCACGAGTTCCTCGGCGAGACGTTCACGATGGCCGAGCTGCGCGGGGTGCACGAGGCGGTGCTGCGCAAGCGCGTCGACCCTGCGAACTTCCGTCGCACGATCGAGGCGTCCGGCACGCTCGTCGACACCGGCGAGCGACTCGCGGGCACCCCGCACCGGCCTCCCGCCCTCTACCGCTTCGACACCTCCGCCGACCCGGTCACCCCCGACCGGATCCTTCCCCTCTCGAGGATGAGCTCATGA
- the nadA gene encoding quinolinate synthase NadA — protein sequence MTIAPAPAPARDTARTRAAASVDRSIRLITSGAAAGEACAPELAKGPWEFDGGPASYGPGSSMGDVIPTGSPRQGALPEAYRTASNEELHERIRAAKATLGDHVVVLGHFYQRDEVIEHADFVGDSFQLANAALSRPDAEAIVFCGVHFMAETADLLSAPEQAVILPNLAAGCSMADMADESSVEECWEQLEEVYGDLAAVGADGRVPVIPVTYMNSSAALKGFVGRHGGIVCTSSNAKTVLEWAFERGQRVLFFPDQHLGRNTAKAMGVPLEQMPMWNPRKALGGSTPAELADARVILWHGFCSVHKRFTVDQIAAARETHPGVQVIVHPECPMPVVDAADAAGSTDFIVKAIQAAPAGSTFAIGTEINLVQRLAAEYPQHTIFCLDPVVCPCSTMYRIHPGYLAWVLEELVAGRVVNRITVPDTVADPARLALERMLAAKPPEAPVPAPAAGV from the coding sequence ATGACGATCGCACCCGCCCCGGCACCCGCCCGCGACACCGCGCGAACGCGCGCCGCGGCATCCGTCGACCGCAGCATCCGCCTCATCACGAGCGGAGCCGCCGCCGGCGAGGCCTGTGCGCCCGAACTCGCGAAGGGCCCGTGGGAGTTCGACGGCGGCCCCGCGAGCTATGGGCCCGGCTCCTCGATGGGCGACGTGATCCCCACGGGCTCACCGCGCCAGGGCGCGCTGCCCGAGGCCTACCGCACGGCGTCGAACGAGGAGCTGCACGAGCGCATCCGCGCGGCGAAGGCGACCCTCGGCGACCATGTCGTGGTGCTCGGGCACTTCTACCAGCGCGACGAGGTCATCGAGCACGCCGACTTCGTGGGCGACTCGTTCCAGCTCGCGAACGCGGCGCTGAGCCGGCCCGACGCCGAGGCCATCGTCTTCTGCGGCGTGCACTTCATGGCCGAGACCGCCGACCTGCTCTCGGCCCCTGAGCAGGCCGTGATCCTGCCCAACCTCGCCGCGGGCTGCTCGATGGCCGACATGGCCGACGAGTCGAGCGTCGAGGAGTGCTGGGAGCAGCTCGAGGAGGTCTACGGCGACCTCGCGGCGGTCGGCGCCGACGGTCGCGTGCCCGTCATCCCGGTCACCTACATGAACTCGTCGGCCGCGCTCAAGGGCTTCGTCGGCCGGCACGGCGGCATCGTGTGTACCTCGTCGAACGCGAAGACCGTGCTCGAGTGGGCCTTCGAGCGCGGGCAGCGTGTGCTGTTCTTCCCCGACCAGCACCTCGGCCGCAATACCGCGAAGGCCATGGGCGTGCCGCTCGAGCAGATGCCGATGTGGAACCCGCGCAAGGCGCTCGGCGGCAGCACCCCCGCTGAGCTCGCCGACGCCCGGGTCATCCTGTGGCACGGCTTCTGCTCGGTGCACAAGCGCTTCACGGTCGACCAGATCGCCGCGGCCCGTGAGACCCACCCGGGCGTCCAGGTCATCGTGCACCCCGAATGCCCCATGCCCGTCGTCGACGCAGCGGATGCCGCCGGATCGACGGACTTCATCGTGAAGGCCATCCAGGCGGCGCCCGCGGGCTCGACGTTTGCGATCGGCACCGAGATCAACCTCGTGCAGCGCCTCGCCGCCGAGTACCCGCAGCACACGATCTTCTGCCTCGACCCCGTGGTCTGCCCGTGCTCGACGATGTACCGCATCCACCCCGGCTATCTCGCGTGGGTGCTGGAAGAGCTCGTCGCCGGCCGCGTCGTCAACCGCATCACGGTGCCCGACACGGTCGCCGACCCCGCCCGCCTCGCCCTCGAGCGGATGCTCGCGGCGAAGCCGCCCGAGGCACCCGTGCCGGCACCCGCGGCAGGAGTCTGA
- the nadB gene encoding L-aspartate oxidase, with the protein MAHVLVVGGGIAGLWTAVRATDAGHTVELVTKAELDEGNTRYAQGGIAAALFPDDSAARHAADTIAAGAGLADPGAVRVLCDEGPARVRDLIRFGVAFDRGESGLERGLEAAHSRPRILHAGGDATGAAIQAALVATVRRRAVHIDEGAMLVDLVVEGGRVAGARVLEASGAITVRRADAVVLATGGSGCLSRYTTNPAVATGDGIAAAWRAGAQLADLEFTQFHPTALAAPGTPLISEAVRGEGAVLRDAHGRRFMFDVDPRGELAPRDVVARAVWRQAIAQGGAPVLLDATALGREHLARRFPGLDAACRAAGFDWANEAVPVTPAAHYGMGGVVTDLDGRTSLPGLFAVGEVARTGVHGANRLASNSLLEAAVFADRAARALGVAPAATAPSAVTTASAATVVTTVVLTARGQLVERAALQTLMWQHVGLERDEAGLTEASATLSSWRSPEPLDRRSAEDRNLLDLARLTVDAALARRESLGAHFRSDDPLAAARHAEEAA; encoded by the coding sequence ATGGCGCACGTGCTCGTCGTCGGGGGCGGCATCGCGGGCCTCTGGACCGCGGTGCGGGCGACGGATGCCGGGCACACCGTCGAGCTCGTCACGAAGGCCGAGCTCGACGAGGGCAACACCCGCTACGCGCAGGGCGGCATCGCCGCGGCGCTCTTCCCCGACGACTCGGCCGCACGCCACGCCGCCGACACGATCGCGGCAGGAGCCGGCCTCGCCGACCCAGGCGCGGTGCGGGTGCTCTGCGACGAGGGGCCGGCGCGCGTGCGCGACCTCATCCGCTTCGGCGTCGCCTTCGACCGCGGCGAATCGGGGCTCGAGCGCGGGCTCGAGGCCGCGCACTCGCGTCCGCGCATCCTGCATGCCGGCGGCGATGCGACCGGTGCGGCGATCCAGGCGGCACTCGTCGCGACCGTGCGGCGGCGCGCCGTGCACATCGACGAGGGTGCGATGCTGGTCGACCTCGTCGTCGAGGGCGGCCGGGTCGCGGGCGCACGCGTGCTCGAGGCATCCGGAGCCATCACCGTGCGCCGTGCCGACGCGGTCGTGCTCGCTACCGGCGGGAGCGGATGCCTCTCCCGGTATACGACGAATCCCGCCGTCGCGACGGGCGACGGCATCGCCGCGGCCTGGCGGGCGGGGGCGCAGCTCGCCGACCTCGAGTTCACGCAGTTCCACCCGACGGCGCTCGCTGCGCCGGGCACGCCGCTCATCTCCGAGGCGGTGCGCGGAGAGGGGGCGGTGCTGCGCGACGCGCACGGACGGCGATTCATGTTCGATGTCGATCCGCGCGGCGAGCTCGCACCCCGCGACGTCGTCGCCCGCGCGGTCTGGCGGCAGGCCATCGCTCAGGGCGGGGCGCCTGTGCTGCTCGACGCGACGGCACTCGGTCGCGAGCACCTCGCCCGCCGGTTCCCGGGGCTCGACGCCGCGTGTCGCGCCGCCGGTTTCGATTGGGCGAACGAGGCGGTGCCCGTGACGCCCGCCGCCCACTACGGCATGGGAGGCGTGGTGACCGACCTCGACGGACGCACGAGCCTTCCGGGCCTGTTCGCCGTCGGCGAGGTCGCCCGCACCGGCGTGCACGGGGCGAACCGCCTCGCGTCGAACTCGCTGCTCGAGGCGGCGGTCTTCGCCGACCGTGCCGCCCGGGCGCTCGGCGTCGCGCCCGCGGCGACCGCCCCGTCTGCCGTGACCACCGCGTCCGCCGCGACGGTCGTCACCACCGTTGTCCTCACCGCACGCGGGCAGCTGGTCGAACGAGCGGCGCTGCAAACCCTCATGTGGCAGCACGTCGGGCTCGAGCGCGACGAGGCGGGGCTCACCGAGGCATCCGCCACGCTCTCGTCCTGGCGCTCGCCGGAGCCACTCGATCGGCGCTCCGCCGAAGACCGCAACCTCCTCGACCTCGCCCGGCTCACCGTCGACGCGGCCCTCGCACGGCGCGAGAGCCTGGGTGCCCACTTCCGCAGCGACGACCCGCTCGCCGCAGCCCGCCATGCCGAGGAGGCAGCCTGA